The sequence TTTTATCTTTTTAAACATAAACAAAATCCCTGCAGCGGACAAAAGAAATATAGACCATCCTGCAAGATAGAAATGCCTCTCGTTGATGATATCTATACGGGGTATAAATGTGCTCACAGGTAATAACTGGATGATAAACCAAAAGATGGCAAAGGCAAGGAGCCTATAGATAGTCAGTGTCTCAGGGTCTTTTCTACGGTCTTTTTTTATTAATGGCATAAGGGAAAATATACCTGTCAAGATGATAATACAGAGAAAAATCAATTCAAGAAACACGGAAAGATTCCAGGATGAGATAATCGGATGTTGAGGGTCTATATTTAATCTGTTTAATAGAAAATAATGAGAGACCGTATCAGCTATACCGTTTAACTGACTTAAGAGATTTAATTTAATAGAGCGAATGTTCATGCTGTATGCCACAAGACGGCTATATCTTGTAAACAACAAAAAGAATAAAAGGGAAGAAAAAAACAAAATCCAGTGGAAGGCCTGTCTTTTTACCATCTCATAAAGATTCAAGCCTTTGTATGTATTTGTCACATCCCAGAGTATCAAAATTAAAGGTAGGGATAGGGCAGTCTCTTTTACAAGAATTGCCATGAAAAAAAACAAGACCGACAGAAAAACCCATTTGTCTTGCCATGGATAAGGCTTGACAATCCTTGCGTATGTCATGAGGCTTGCCAGATAAAACACTGCCATAAGAGATGATGATCTGCCGCTTATATATGTTACAGATTCTGTCTGTACGGGATGGACGGCAAAGAAAATACCTGTCACAAAAGCCACAGTAGTATTCAGTGTAAATCTTTTTGTGAGGAAAAAGATTAAAAAACTATTTATAACATGGCATATGACATTAAAAAAATGAAACCCCCACGGTTTTATACTTATAATCCAGTTTAATGTATAGGTGAGCTTGAGTAGTTGCCTTATACCGCTTCCTGCATCCTGCCACCAAGCACCTAAAGAATGGATGCGGGGGTTAAAAACAATGACATTATAGTCATCAAACTGGAAATCTCCATTTAAGGAATTGGCATATACAATAAGGACGACTATAACTATAACAACAAAAGGGATAAAACTGTTCAATAGGTCATAATATCTTTCAATCTTTCTCAAAACCTAATCAACTAATCCCTGACACTCAATGGTCTGCCCTACTACAAAATATCACTAAATCTATTATTTTCTAATATATTCATCCACCCTTCTGTAGGTTTTCGTGAATTCATCTTCGTCCTGCCTCAAGGGTGATGGAGGAGGTGGGGAAACAGGCTGAACCGGCTGAAACTGTTGTGCTTGTGGTTGTTCAGGAAAAGAAGGCTGTATAGATACGGGAGGTGAAGTATACCCACGGCCATATGGCTGGGTTGGCTCAAAGGGTTGGGCTGTATATTGTCTCCCTGTTTCCTGGCCCATGGTAGAACCGCCTATTGTTATGGTCTCAAAACTCTCTGCAAACCTGTTTCCTGTTCTGTAGACAACTCCACACCCGTGAAAAATGCCTTTGAATGGAAGACATGTTCCTTCTCCTCCTATCCTTACAGTAAACTGGCAAAAATATGTCCCTGAAGGAACAGAAAGGTCAAATCTTGCAAAACCATCACCCCTTCCGTTGGTGTATATCTGCCCGAAGTCCCATGCAATAGTATATGC is a genomic window of Syntrophorhabdaceae bacterium containing:
- a CDS encoding tetratricopeptide repeat protein, yielding MRKIERYYDLLNSFIPFVVIVIVVLIVYANSLNGDFQFDDYNVIVFNPRIHSLGAWWQDAGSGIRQLLKLTYTLNWIISIKPWGFHFFNVICHVINSFLIFFLTKRFTLNTTVAFVTGIFFAVHPVQTESVTYISGRSSSLMAVFYLASLMTYARIVKPYPWQDKWVFLSVLFFFMAILVKETALSLPLILILWDVTNTYKGLNLYEMVKRQAFHWILFFSSLLFFLLFTRYSRLVAYSMNIRSIKLNLLSQLNGIADTVSHYFLLNRLNIDPQHPIISSWNLSVFLELIFLCIIILTGIFSLMPLIKKDRRKDPETLTIYRLLAFAIFWFIIQLLPVSTFIPRIDIINERHFYLAGWSIFLLSAAGILFMFKKIKKIIPLWVSVAILTTILSSYTIARNHVYRDEISLWEDTVRKSPNKARVYNNLGYAYFIAGRYEDARRAYIRALEIDSNFTLARNNLEMLYKSAFPKVLNKQDN